The sequence CACCGATCTGAAAATTTTTGCCGATTTTTTGGCCTCAATTGGCATTGTGATTCCGGTCGATGAACAAGAAGTGCCAATTCTGGCGACCGAACCCGATGCTTGGGCCGAGATGAGCGTGGGCATCGTCACAACTTTTCGTACTTGGATGCTAAATGAAGGTTATGCGCTTGGTTCAATTAACATTCGGCTTGGCACGGTGCGTTTGTATTGTCGCTTGGCACATCAAGCTGGCGTGCTGAGCCTTGAGGCCTGGAGCCGAATTCACACGGTTGAAGGTTATCGCCGCCGCGAAGGCGATGGGATTGATGCTCAACGTGAAGCCACCGAAACACCCACCCGGCTCTCGACTAAAAAAGCTGCACCGCATATTTTGGATCAAAGCCAAATTCGCGAACTCAAACGGGCGGCCCGCAATAATCCGATCAACCGCACACCTGAGGTTGGTTGGCGCGATTACCTGATCGTTTGTTTGTTGGTCGATTTGGGCATGCGTTGTGGCGAGGTGGTGGTGCTCAAGTGGGAACATGTCCAAGGCAAAATCTTGCTGGTAGATCGCCCAAAAGTTGATAAAGTACAAAAACATCGCTTGATTGGCGATACTGCCAAGGCCTTGCGTGAATACCAAAAAGTTATCACCCAACCGCTTGAGCTCAAAACGCCGTTGTTGGCAGCCTTTGATCACAAGGGCAATCATGTTGGCTTTGGCATTTCCGAGCGGGCAATTCATAAACGGATCGTGCAGCTTGGCAAATTAATTGGCATCAACAATCTTGCACCGCATGATTTGCGCCATTCATGGGCTACCCGCGTTGCCCAAACCAACATTCCGGTGCAAGCCTTGCGCGATGCAGGCGGCTGGACGAACCTCAACACCCCCAACCGCTACATTGCCCAACAAGCGGTTGCCAATGATGGCGTGACCTTGCACAGCGATGATCGGCTGATTGAGGATGATGACGAAGCCTAATTGCTACTTGCAGCTTTGCCTGTTTGCGTTATGATGAACAACAATTGAATTTGGCTTGTGGAGTACCATGCAGCGTGGATAGCTTAATTCTGGCCTCGGCCTCGCCCCGACGGCATGATTTGTTAAGTAGTTTGGGGCTGTCGTTTATAATTGAGGCTAATGATGGGGAAGAGCGCCAAGATCAAGTACCCTCAGCGATTGTGGAGTTGCTCCCAGCTTTCGATTTAGGCCTTGCCAATCACCCAACCTTATTAGCGTGGCGTAAAGCGCAAGCTGCCCGCGAAACAGGTAGTTCAGCAGCGATTTTGGCCGCTGATACGATTGTGGTGATTGATTCGTTGATCTTGGGCAAGCCACGTGATCCGGCTCATGCCTATGAATTGCTGCGCCGCCTCGCCGGACGTTGGCATACTGTTTATACCGGAGTTGTGGTGCTGCCCGCCGCCTCAGACCAACCGTTATGCGAGTTGGCTGCTGCCCAAGTGCGTTTAAGCCCGCTCAGCGATGCTGAAATTTGGGACTACATTGCAACTGGCGAGCCAATGGATAAAGCCGGAGCCTATGGCGTACAGGGCATCGGCGGACGCTTGGTCGAAGAGGTTCAAGGCAGTTTTACAACCGTTGTTGGGCTACCGCTTCCAACGACTGCTAGTTTATTGACCCAAGCAGGAATCTATGTTCCCTACTCGGTCGAGCAAGCTTGGCAGCGTTGGCGTGCTACATTAGCAAAGGAACCACTATGTATGCAACAGTCAAAGTGCTGATGGTCGATGATCACCCGTTGTTTCGGCAAGGGGTTCGTTGGGCGCTTTCGAGCGAACGCGATATCAAGATCATTGGAGAAGGTTCTAGTGCCGAAGAAGGCTTAGTCTTAATTTCCGAGCATGAGCCAGATGTAGTCCTCACCGATTTGAATTTACCCAACATGGATGGCTTGGAGTTTACCCGCACGATTCGCCGCCAATATCCCAACATCGGCGTGGTGATGTTGAGCGTGTACGAAAGCGATGAACATGCTTTCAATGCCTTGCGAGCCGGAGCCGCCGCCTATTACTCCAAGGAAATTAGCCCCAAAACCTTGGCAACCGTCCTGCGGCGCGTCGCTCGTGGCGAATATGTGATTAACGATGTGATGTTCGAAGATCCACGGGTCGCTGATCGGATTCTGACCCAGTTCCGTGGTTTGCAAACTGGCATCGTGGCCGAGCCAGATCTTGATATTAGTTTGTTCTCGCCGTTGAGCGACCGTGAAATTGAGGTGCTAGAGCATATTGCCAGCGGTGCAACCAACAAAGATATCGCCGATGCCCTCAAAATTAGCACCCAAACCGTCAAAAACCATATTTCATCGATTTTGCGCAAGCTTTCGCTGAATGATCGGACTCAGGCGGTACTCTACGCCCTGCGCCGTGGCTGGATCGAAACTCCAGCAACTTTGCTTGAAAGCATCGAACGCCGCGGAGCACAGGCAGCACTGAATTTTAATAATGATGATGATAACGACGACGAATGAAACGTGTAACAGTCATTCTTAATCCAAATGCTGGCAATGCCCACCAACGCCGTGCCATCGCCCAAGGCATCACCGAATGGCGCAGTAACCAAGGCTGGCAAGTGCGGCTGCGCGAAACCCGCAAGGCTGGCGATGCTACCAGTTTTGCCCGCGAAGAAGCCAAGCGCAACGATTTAATTGTGGCGGCTGGCGGCGATGGCACGATCAACGAGGTCATGAATGGCCTCGTTGGCACCGATACCGCGCTAGGAGCGTTACCAGTTGGCACAGGCAATGTATGGGTTCGCGAACTACAACAATCGCTCAATCCATTGCATGCAGCTCGCCAATTGGCTGATGGTCATGTCGAGCTGGTTGATGTTGGTCAAGCTAACGAGCGCTATTTTTTGCTAATGGCAGGCGTTGGCTTAGATGCAGCAATTACCCGCGAAGTCCATTCGGCTGATAAAAAACGCTTAGGCCGCTTAGCCTATGTGATCAAAAGCTTGCCAGTGCTCTGGCGCTTGAGGGGCACGCGCACCCGCATCAGCCTTGACGGCCAGCCGCTCAAGGGCAATGCCCTGTTTGTATTAATTAGCAACTCACGGCTGTATGGTGGTGTGTTGAATATTGCTTATCGCGCGGCCATGCGCGATGGCATGCTCGATGTTTGTACTATGATGGGCGATAGTGCCCTTGATGCCCCTAAATTGCTAGCTGGAATTTTGTTCCGTGGCTATGGCGTGATCCAAGGCTTAGAGTATGTGCAAGCTCGTGAGATTGAGATTGCCTGCTCCAAGCCGTTGCCAATTCAAGTCGATGGCGATGCGATTGGCACAACACCCATGACCTTTCGGGTGGTTCCGCAAGCGCTGCGCGTACTCTTACCGCGTACCACTGAAATCAACTAACCCTATAGCCAGATTGAGGTTCTGTGTGAGACGTTCGTTCTATTTGTTGATCCTACTATGTTTGTTAGCCGCCTGTAGCGAAGCAGGCTCAGCCCTGCCAACGATGCAGCCACTCCCCACGAATCAAGCCCAACCAGCGGTCGATGAAACCCAAGCCACCCAGATTGTGGTCGAAGATCAGCGCGATATTCCCGGCAAATTGCTGTTCGTGCGGGTCGAAAATGGCTCAGGTGATATTTGGGTGCACGAAGGCACTGAGGCTCGACGCATCACCACATCGCACAAAAAATACCAGCCCAGTTGGTCGCCCGATGGGAGTAAAATCGCCTATATTCAGCGCGAAGAGAGTTTCGCCGATATTTGGGTGATGAATGCCAATGGCTCCAACAAACAGCAGGTCACCAATAACGAACCAACCAATATCGCTGCCCGCTCGGAAGATCATATTCAAACGCTGCGTTGGGCATTTTATCCACGTTGGTCGCCTGATGGGCAGTTTCTCAGTTATGTTTCGCAAGCCCAAACGCCACGCGATGTTGGCGGCGGCTACCAAGAATATCCGCTTTCGCTGTATATCTATGGCACTCGTCGGATCGGTACTGGTCAATTTCCTGAGGCTAGTTTCCAACGCTTTGTTCAAGCAGATACCGATTTGAGCCACCCAACATGGTCTGATGATGGCTCGATGATTGTCTATAGCCAAGCCGAACGCTGCTTTGGCTGCGAGGCTGCTGAGATCCAGCTGGGCTACACTGTGCTTGATCTGCCTGGTGGCAACGATGAGTATGGAGTGCTGCAAGGGCCAAGCGAAGATACCTTTAAAGGTGCGATTGATCCGGCCTTCTCGCCTGATGGCAAATGGCTGACCTTCACCAAAAGCGAAAATGGCTATAGTGATGTGTTTATCGTGCCTGCCCCCGATGCCAACGGCAAAGTACGCAGCGCTCCCATTAAGCTCACCAGCACCGGACGTTCGCGCCAAGCCACATGGGCGCCTGATGGCACCAAAATAGCCTTTTTCACGATCAGCGATCAAGTCACGCTCTCGATTGCCGATCTCACGATTGAGGGCAGCACGCCAAGCCTCAGCCAACCAGTCGATATTCGGCGCGACTTGTTTGATGTCGATTCAGGGATGTCGTGGGCCAAATAAGGCTCACTCCACCAAGGAGCAACGAAGCCCATGGATTTTGCAATTCCCAGTCAGATTGCGGCAATGCGCGAACAAATTAGCCAATTTTTGCGCGAAAAGGTCTATCCCAACGAGCAAGCATGGTTCGATTACGACGAAAAAGCCTATCCTGCTTGTTCCGAGGATCACCCTGAGATCAAGCAGTTACAAGCTGAAGTTAAAGAATTGGGCTTGTGGGCTGGCCATTTGCCACGCGAGGCAGGCGGCATGGGCCTCTCAATTATGGAATATGGGCTGCTCAACGAAATTATTGGGCGCTCGTATTTTGCGCCGCGTATTTTTGGCTCGAACGCGCCTGATAGTGGCAATGCCGAAATTCTCTGGCACTATGGTACAGCGGCTCAGCATGAGCACTATTTTTGGCCCTTGCAACAGGGTGCTGTGCGCTCATTTTTCAGCATGACCGAGCCAGATGTCAGCGGAGCCGACCCAACCTTACTCCAGACAACCGCCGAATTAATTGACGATCAGTGGGTGATTAACGGGCGCAAGTGGTATAGCACCAATGCCAATGGCGCAGGCTTTGGCATCGTTATGGCCATGACCGACCCCGATGCTCCGACCCATTTGCGCTATAGCCAAATTATTGTGCCAGCCGAAACCCCTGGCTTAACCTTGGTGCGGCCAATTTCGGTGATGGGCCATACAACTGGTGGCGGCCACTGGGAAATCGAATATACCGATGTGCGTGTACCCGCCGAAAATCTGCTTGGCAAGCGTGGCCATGGCTTTGCTATCGCCCAAACTCGACTTGGCCCAGGCCGCATTCACCATTGTATGCGCTGGCTTGGGCAGGCTCAACGTGCTTTCGATTTGATGTGCGAGTATAGCACCAAGCGCGTGGCATTCGGCGGGCCGTTGGCCGACAAACAAATGGTGCAACATTGGATCGCCGAAAGTGCTGCTGAAATTCAAGCTGCTCGCTTGAGTGTGTTGCATGCTGCATGGCAAATTGATCAAGCTGGCGCTAAATCAGCCCGCATCGATATCTCATTAATTAAATTTAGCGTCGCCGCCATGTTGATGAACGTGCTTGATCGGGCAATTCAAGTTCATGGTGGTTTGGGTGTTTCTGATGATACGCCGCTAGCATTTATGTGGCGGCAAGGGCGGGCATCACGCATTTATGATGGGCCAGATGAAGTGCATAAAATGGTCGTAGCCCGTGAAATCTTGAAGCGTTACGGTTATCCTGAGCGCAAAGTCTAGTTTGCGTGTAGTGTCCCGAGGTACAACCCATGGATACGATTCAAGTTCGGCCTGATGAACAGTTGAATGAATCAGCTTTAGCCGATTATTTATACGATAAGTTGCCTGGTGCTAGCCAATCATTAACCGTGCGCCAGTTTGGTGGTGGCGCTGCCAATTTGACCTATCTGCTGGATTATGGTCATTATGAATATGTACTGCGTCGCCCGCCCCTAGGCCCAGTTGCTCCTTCAGCCCACGATATGGGCCGTGAATATCGGGTCTTATCGCAATTACATCCGGCCTTTGCTCAGGCTCCCCAAACCTTTTTATTCTGCAACGAACCTGAAATCATTGGTGCACCATTTTTTATTATGGAGCGCCGCCATGGTACGGTTGTTCGGCGTGAATTGCCACATCAATTTAATACTCCCGAAGCACCGCGTGCCCTCAGTTTGGCACTCGTCGATACCCTCGCTGATCTCCATGCTGTCGATTATTCAATGATTGGCTTGAGCCATATCGGCAAACCCGACGGTTTTATATTACGTCAAGTTGTCGGTTGGTATGAGCGTTGGAACAAAGCCAAACCTGATGATCTGCCAGCGATGGAGAATGTTTACGCTTGGCTTTGCGAGCAACAACCGCCAGCCTCAGCCCCAACCCTCGTCCACAACGACTACAAACTTGATAATGTGATGTTTCGCCAAAACGATCCCAGCCAATTGATCGCAGTATTCGATTGGGATATGTGTACCTTGGGCGAGCCATTGGCCGATTTGGGTACGTTACTGTGTTATTGGAGCCAGCCTGATGATCCGCCAGCCTTGCAAGCAGTAGCGATGATGCCAACAGATGGGCGTTTTGCAACCCGTGACGAATTGGTTGCGCGGTATGCTGAGCGTTCAGGCCGCGATGTGAGCCATATCCGCTATTATCATGTGCTTGGCCTCTATCGTTTAGTCGTGATTTTGGCCCAGATTTATGCCCGCTATCAACGCGGCCAAACCAAAGATGCCCGTTTTGCCCAATTTGGGGCAGTTATTCCGATTATGGCCCAGGCTGCCGCTGATCTCACTAAATAACTCCCGTACCCCAACCCTTCTCCCAACTGCTGGGAGAAGGGCATTTATTGATACCTCTCACCTATATTTCAATCTTCTAAATCTATCGAGCTAAAGTTGCTTGATTATTAACACCATAGTTTGATAGTTGTAGGCTCTGTCTAATAATTCCATGGTAGACTCTGCGGCAGGAGGTGGGTATGGCTCGCCATAAATTGACCGATGCCCAGTTTGCGGTATTACACCGCTCTTGCCAGCCGGAACCGCCGTGGCCGCCCGTGGAATGACCTCTGGGCGGATCGAATTATTGAAATATCTTATTGCCTGGACGTAAACGCAGGAACAAGATTGTTTCAGTATCCTCTGGGCGGATCGAATTATTGAAATGCTCGCGCTGATACTGCCGTTCGGCGCTCGTGATCTGTTTCAGTATCCTCTGGGCGGATCGAATTATTGAAATTTGCAAGCGTTTCTTGTCGCATCAAGTCAAGAAGCGTTTCAGTATCCTCTGGGCGGATCGAATTATTGAAATTCGCCATGGCTGCGGCCTACGAATTGACCTACGTGTTTCAGTATCCTCTGGGCGGATCGAATTATTGAAATCAGCGTGTTGGGCCATGCGTTCGTCATGTATCGCTAGTTTCAGTATCCTCTGGGCGGATCGAATTTTTGAAATAAACACGCCATTGATAATAGCGCGAGGTGGATACGTTTCAGTATCCTCTGGGCGGATCGAATTTTTGAAATCTGTGCCCTTGCCGGTGGTCAATCGCCGATGCTCACAGTTTCAGTATCCTCTGGGCGGATCGAATTATTGAAATGGCTAGCAAATTACTCTATATTGTGTCGGATAAGACGGTTTCAGTATCCTCTGGGCGGATCGAATTATTGAAATTCTGGATTGTGCGAAATATTCTAGGTCTATCGACTTGTTTCAGTATCCTCTGGGCGGATCGAATTATTGAAATACGCCCACCCGCAAGGCCGAGCGCCAAGCCCGCATAGTTTCAGTATCCTCTGGGCGGATCGAATTATTGAAATCACCACCAGCGATCATCATAGCTTGCTGATTCCGATGTTTCAGTATCCTCTGGGCGGATCGAATTATTGAAATAGGAGCCTGCTCGGCTATCGGTGGTCTTGGCTGGATTGTTTCAGTATCCTCTGGGCGGATCGAATTATTGAAATGCTGCCAACTTAACTCATATGTATGTAGGAGGTAAGTTTCAGTATCCTCTGGGCGGATCGAATTATTGAAATATTAAACCTTGTGAAGTTAAATTTAAAGTAAACATAGTTTCAGTATCCTCTGGGCGGATCGAATTATTGAAATATGGGCTTGCTAAGCAGCGTTCAGAGGCCTATGCACGT is a genomic window of Chloroflexota bacterium containing:
- a CDS encoding tyrosine-type recombinase/integrase, with amino-acid sequence MDELELIPPQRNNPLAPDFTTVMKQRSAVADQISAQHSFIEYRLRQRPQTIRRHNTDLKIFADFLASIGIVIPVDEQEVPILATEPDAWAEMSVGIVTTFRTWMLNEGYALGSINIRLGTVRLYCRLAHQAGVLSLEAWSRIHTVEGYRRREGDGIDAQREATETPTRLSTKKAAPHILDQSQIRELKRAARNNPINRTPEVGWRDYLIVCLLVDLGMRCGEVVVLKWEHVQGKILLVDRPKVDKVQKHRLIGDTAKALREYQKVITQPLELKTPLLAAFDHKGNHVGFGISERAIHKRIVQLGKLIGINNLAPHDLRHSWATRVAQTNIPVQALRDAGGWTNLNTPNRYIAQQAVANDGVTLHSDDRLIEDDDEA
- a CDS encoding Maf family protein; amino-acid sequence: MDSLILASASPRRHDLLSSLGLSFIIEANDGEERQDQVPSAIVELLPAFDLGLANHPTLLAWRKAQAARETGSSAAILAADTIVVIDSLILGKPRDPAHAYELLRRLAGRWHTVYTGVVVLPAASDQPLCELAAAQVRLSPLSDAEIWDYIATGEPMDKAGAYGVQGIGGRLVEEVQGSFTTVVGLPLPTTASLLTQAGIYVPYSVEQAWQRWRATLAKEPLCMQQSKC
- a CDS encoding response regulator transcription factor, which gives rise to MYATVKVLMVDDHPLFRQGVRWALSSERDIKIIGEGSSAEEGLVLISEHEPDVVLTDLNLPNMDGLEFTRTIRRQYPNIGVVMLSVYESDEHAFNALRAGAAAYYSKEISPKTLATVLRRVARGEYVINDVMFEDPRVADRILTQFRGLQTGIVAEPDLDISLFSPLSDREIEVLEHIASGATNKDIADALKISTQTVKNHISSILRKLSLNDRTQAVLYALRRGWIETPATLLESIERRGAQAALNFNNDDDNDDE
- a CDS encoding diacylglycerol kinase family lipid kinase, producing MKRVTVILNPNAGNAHQRRAIAQGITEWRSNQGWQVRLRETRKAGDATSFAREEAKRNDLIVAAGGDGTINEVMNGLVGTDTALGALPVGTGNVWVRELQQSLNPLHAARQLADGHVELVDVGQANERYFLLMAGVGLDAAITREVHSADKKRLGRLAYVIKSLPVLWRLRGTRTRISLDGQPLKGNALFVLISNSRLYGGVLNIAYRAAMRDGMLDVCTMMGDSALDAPKLLAGILFRGYGVIQGLEYVQAREIEIACSKPLPIQVDGDAIGTTPMTFRVVPQALRVLLPRTTEIN
- a CDS encoding DPP IV N-terminal domain-containing protein; the encoded protein is MRRSFYLLILLCLLAACSEAGSALPTMQPLPTNQAQPAVDETQATQIVVEDQRDIPGKLLFVRVENGSGDIWVHEGTEARRITTSHKKYQPSWSPDGSKIAYIQREESFADIWVMNANGSNKQQVTNNEPTNIAARSEDHIQTLRWAFYPRWSPDGQFLSYVSQAQTPRDVGGGYQEYPLSLYIYGTRRIGTGQFPEASFQRFVQADTDLSHPTWSDDGSMIVYSQAERCFGCEAAEIQLGYTVLDLPGGNDEYGVLQGPSEDTFKGAIDPAFSPDGKWLTFTKSENGYSDVFIVPAPDANGKVRSAPIKLTSTGRSRQATWAPDGTKIAFFTISDQVTLSIADLTIEGSTPSLSQPVDIRRDLFDVDSGMSWAK
- a CDS encoding acyl-CoA dehydrogenase family protein, with translation MDFAIPSQIAAMREQISQFLREKVYPNEQAWFDYDEKAYPACSEDHPEIKQLQAEVKELGLWAGHLPREAGGMGLSIMEYGLLNEIIGRSYFAPRIFGSNAPDSGNAEILWHYGTAAQHEHYFWPLQQGAVRSFFSMTEPDVSGADPTLLQTTAELIDDQWVINGRKWYSTNANGAGFGIVMAMTDPDAPTHLRYSQIIVPAETPGLTLVRPISVMGHTTGGGHWEIEYTDVRVPAENLLGKRGHGFAIAQTRLGPGRIHHCMRWLGQAQRAFDLMCEYSTKRVAFGGPLADKQMVQHWIAESAAEIQAARLSVLHAAWQIDQAGAKSARIDISLIKFSVAAMLMNVLDRAIQVHGGLGVSDDTPLAFMWRQGRASRIYDGPDEVHKMVVAREILKRYGYPERKV
- a CDS encoding phosphotransferase family protein, encoding MDTIQVRPDEQLNESALADYLYDKLPGASQSLTVRQFGGGAANLTYLLDYGHYEYVLRRPPLGPVAPSAHDMGREYRVLSQLHPAFAQAPQTFLFCNEPEIIGAPFFIMERRHGTVVRRELPHQFNTPEAPRALSLALVDTLADLHAVDYSMIGLSHIGKPDGFILRQVVGWYERWNKAKPDDLPAMENVYAWLCEQQPPASAPTLVHNDYKLDNVMFRQNDPSQLIAVFDWDMCTLGEPLADLGTLLCYWSQPDDPPALQAVAMMPTDGRFATRDELVARYAERSGRDVSHIRYYHVLGLYRLVVILAQIYARYQRGQTKDARFAQFGAVIPIMAQAAADLTK